The Sphaeramia orbicularis chromosome 18, fSphaOr1.1, whole genome shotgun sequence genome contains a region encoding:
- the paqr9 gene encoding membrane progesterone receptor epsilon, whose product MLLNCGQPLPLLRHTDVPPRVIENFILTGYRFPNYSLRDCLLSAFRPTNETGNFWTHFLPVFVFSYYFVEVFGWEGAPHGDDPFFYPLWNYFIGVFCLLMASSMAHLLNSMSLVVREVCFFVDYGTISAYTVGSSLAYYYYIHPRAGIVDTGGHNSSDSKHEPFYAIPEFSVFFETFYIPSACVVAIICVLSCCNTRQRWRRHRYVIRTLVFLLPFLISSTPVFYRLLTRSPYSTTSSAFAASTSMPCFFYRHCLWLLVSAVFNISKFPERLAPGRFDIWGHSHQWFHCCTFLSILDELHMIKVEVRAILLSPNLLLPPATLAPIPGPTVTSTYGVMFLLQTTIISIIVWFSWQANCIYGPQRDQLAKEHLKKHFKCH is encoded by the coding sequence ATGCTTCTGAACTGTGGCCAACCGTTACCTCTTCTGAGGCACACGGACGTCCCACCTCGGGTCATTGAGAACTTCATCCTGACCGGTTACCGCTTCCCAAATTACAGCCTGAGGGATTGCTTACTGTCTGCATTCAGGCCCACTAATGAAACCGGAAACTTCTGGACACACTTCCTGCCAGTTTTTGTCTTTTCGTACTATTTCGTGGAGGTGTTCGGTTGGGAAGGTGCGCCACATGGTGACGACCCATTTTTCTACCCCCTTTGGAACTACTTTATCGGGGTGTTCTGTCTGCTGATGGCTAGCAGCATGGCCCACCTACTCAACTCCATGTCTCTTGTGGTAAGagaagtgtgtttttttgtggatTACGGTACTATCAGCGCCTACACTGTGGGCTCGTCACTGGCGTACTACTACTACATCCACCCTCGGGCAGGGATAGTGGACACAGGAGGCCACAACAGCTCAGATTCAAAACATGAACCTTTCTATGCAATCCCAGAGTTCAGCGTCTTCTTTGAGACCTTCTACATCCCATCTGCGTGTGTAGTTGCGATTATTTGCGTGTTATCTTGCTGCAACACTCGTCAGCGTTGGAGGCGTCATCGATATGTCATCCGTACCCTCGttttcctcctccccttcctcatCTCTTCAACCCCAGTCTTTTACCGCCTCCTCACCCGGTCGCCTTACTCAACCACATCCTCCGCTTTTGCCGCTTCCACTTCCATGCCCTGCTTCTTCTATCGACATTGCCTGTGGCTGCTGGTGTCAGCCGTCTTCAACATCAGTAAGTTCCCCGAGCGGCTGGCCCCGGGTCGTTTTGACATTTGGGGCCACAGTCACCAGTGGTTTCACTGTTGTACGTTTCTGTCCATCCTGGACGAGCTCCACATGATCAAGGTGGAGGTGAGGGCCATACTGCTCAGTCCCAATCTGCTGCTTCCCCCCGCCACCCTCGCACCCATACCAGGTCCAACCGTCACTTCCACCTACGGGGTCATGTTCCTCCTCCAGACGACCATCATCTCCATCATCGTCTGGTTTTCCTGGCAGGCCAACTGCATCTATGGACCCCAGAGGGACCAGCTAGCAAAGGAACACCTCAAGAAACACTTCAAGTGTCACTAA